The genome window agactgagtggcttataaacaacagaaacatgtttctcacagttctggaggctggatggtcagggtgccagcatggtcagatGAAGTCTCTTCTAGGCTGCAGCCTGCCAACTTGTGTTCCCATGTGGCAGAAGAGGCAAGGGAACTCTGGAGCCGTTCATTAGGGCTCTGCTCTTGTGACCTGATCACCGCTGAAGGACCCCACTTCTCAACACTGTCACCTTGGGCACCTTTCAACATAAGGATTAGACGGGGAAGGACAACACAAATATTTAGACCATAGCAGTGGGCACAGTGATACCCCAAGGTTCTGTGCATCTAAGAAGACTAGTTCAGGGAAAACCAGCTTGGTGGCCAACAGTTCCACTGCAGCCTGAGACTCCTCTTCCCCTTCCGGTAGAGAAGCCCCATGGTGTGAACCTACCCCCGAACCTTGGCCTGCAGACTAAAGGCCAGGCTCCGCAGTCTGGCTGCTGCCCCTCCCGCCATATAGTCTCCCCTACACGTATCCTCTGGAGGCCCCTTGGGGTCGCCACCCATTCCATGAAGGTGCCTTGTGCTTCGTGACCCTCTACATGCTCTTTTCTTGGTCAAGGACCGCTCTGCTGGCATACCGTCACCCTTCCTTCAGGGCTCAGCTTCCTCAGCTTTCCCTGCCCACTCGAGGGCAGAGTCAGCCGTTTCCTCTTGTGCTCCCACACTGCCTCTTGTTCATCTAGTAAGTCCTTCTGCATTTTGGGAAATTGTCCATTGGACTGCATATTTCTCAGGCTAGGCTCTTCCAGCTTCTTTCTAAGGGTGAGCCATCACCTCAAAACTCAAGACTGAGTGTTTGTAAAATAGACAATGCTCCCAGCATTGCAGAGAAGATATCCCAGGGTCCTTGACCCAGTTCAGAACTCCCAACTTCCTGCAGTCATCTTGCTTAAGTTTGCATCACGGCCCTGCCTAACCCGGCCTCCTCTTAGGGCAGACTCAGAGGGAAGTGCATCTTCCTGAATTAGCTGATGCCCAGTAAGAGGGTGGGGCTTGGGGACAATATAACTCAGATCGCTCATGAGTTTCAGTTCTGAGTGCAAACCAGGTCAGTGGGATGCCTCATATCGAGAGAAGAGCCCAGGTCTGAAGAGGGTGATCAGCTGCTGCTTCTTCCAGGTAAGAATCTCATCtaattcctgcctcagggccagcCCCTCGCCCTCATCTCTCCTGTTTAGTCCAACGTAGATGAGTTGAGCCTGGAAAGACTAAGCTGGCTGGACCTCCAAGGTGGTTCCCATCGTCAGCAGAGGCCCCTGGGACACCTTCCAGAAGGGAGGCTCGTTCTGTGTAGCTGGTTCAGCTGAATTAAGCCAAGAGGCCCACAGTTATTCAAACACGTATAGATCCTGGGCTGCGTTCTGGAGGTTTAGTGATATGGGAGACAGGTCCCCCTCTACAGGGATTCTCAGCTGGAAGAGACAGACATAAATACTGGAGCTACCTGGGGAAGGTTCACGGTCTCTGGCATGTTGGAAGTGCTGAATAAATGTCAGAATAGAAGAGGGAATGAGTAagagagtgaatgaatgattgagCCAGCGGGGCCTCAAAAGGAGAGTGAAATCTCACCACATAAGCAGCCCTTGGCCCTTTTCAAAGGTAACTGCCTTGGTTACCCCATTTTATCCTCAAAGCAGACCTGTAACACATGGAACATATGTTTGACAGATTTGGAAACTGAGTGTAGGTATTATGTGACATTGGGGAGATTTATTGGAAACTGATTCCTTGGTTCTCTGAATAAGAAAAAACTCCCCATAACCCCTACATACGCCAAGCCCTGTGCTGGGCATTGAAGAAGCAGCGATGACTCAGACATGACAGTTCCGGGGAAGGCTGTGAGCAAAGGGTGGCCAGCAGAGCAAAGCTCAtagtcagtgtggctggagtatGAAGGGGGGTAGCAAGAGGGGAAGCGTGTGTTGAGGACAGTGTGAGGGGCCTGCAATGCCACAATAAAGAATTTTGGACTTTTCTTTTCTGCAATAGGAGCTATCACAATGTGAaggtttactttctttcttaGTGGAGATAGAGCTGGGGAATGACATGATAAAATCTATTTTTGCACAGTCACTCTGGTAACGTGTTGGGCATtggtgggatgggaaggtggACAGAAGGGAGCAAGAGTATTAATTAGgaagggattgaacccaggacctcccacaTGCTGAGCACttaatctaccactgagctatacccctccctcCAAGTCACggtcttttaaaatgtttcagaatCTCATCTTGCAACCAAAGGCATGGAAGAGAGTAACTTCCAGTGCAGACCGGGTTCTCCAGACCACTTTGTGATCAATGGATTCTGACAATGGGATGGGGGGTGTTGGCTCTGAACTCCACGGATGCTTGtcctttgtcttttgtcttttgtctttttgccTTTGGGCGAAAAGGCAGCCGGAGAAGTGGGGAAGCGATACCCGGAGCTTGTGGCAGGAAGGTGGCATATAAACTCTGATGTTTCCTACCAAACATAAACATCTCTTGTGGGATATGTATTGTTTGATTGAAGTATTACTcacgaaacaaacaaacaaaagagtatcaattaaGAGACTGTTGGAATAATCAGATGAGCGGAAGGTccagggcagaggctgtgggAACCAGGAGGTGGGGACACACAGGAGAGCTCTTCCCGCTCTATGCTCTTTCAGCCTGAGAACAGATTGCACAGAGGAGTTGAGGGTCATGGATGTATACAAGCAACATGAATGTCTCCAGGAAAAGAGTTTCATGGGGAAAAGTGAAGGAGGAAAATGAATGTGGCTTTGACCATTGAGTTTGAGGAGCCCTTTCCAGCATCCAGAGATGCTAACAGAccataggagtttgggatttggcTCAGGACAGGTAGATTTGGGAGCCTTCACACAGGTTTTAATCAAACTTTGGGGATGAGTGAGATTAAGAGGGAGTGTGGAGAAGGTAACTATTTTCCGTAACTTGGGAGCCCCACTGTTTAAGAGGAGAGGAGTTTTTGATGAAGACTGTGAGAGACTCaggaaggaggcccaggagagacTGACTCTCAAAGCCAAGGGACGAGAATTTTGCAGTGAAGAGAATACGCATGGCTTTGCACGCCTGACAGAGGACAGGAAGGATTGGGACTGAGGAAAAAGCTAGGATTGGGCAGCTAGGAGATCACAGATGACCACGGGGAGGGCAAATTCATGGGCATGGTGGGAgtaggaggtggggagaggttgCATAAGCGGGAAGGTAACTTTCTCAAAGTTTTGCTGCAGTAGGAGGAGAGGGGATATAATTCAGTAGCCAGATGCCTTCCACCCATCTTGGGCCCGTGACTGCATTTCCCTTTTCTTCCACCCATGAAGGGCACCTGAATCATTGAAGGCTCTCTTGGGAATTTCCTGGAACAGCAATACCACCTCTAGCTTGAGTGAGCAAAATCCCTGACATTTCTACAGTCCTTTACAGTGTGCGGAGGACTTTCAGAACCATTAACTTCCTTAGTTTGCACAACTGAACTTTTGTCctgttacagaagaggaaattgaggctcctAGAATTTCATTTCAGAACCAGCTACATAAATCTGAAGGCGCATTCTGAGCAAGGATCTTTGCTCTCATTATCTCATTTGTTCCACACAGCCCTTTGACATATGTGTGtccccattttgcaaatgaaaaaaagtagGCCTGAGATTGAGAGGCCTGGTATGGTTCCTTTGTGGGGAGCTGGGTCCTCAACGCTGAGCACAGGGCTCTTTCAGCTCAGCATCACCTCACTTTCTAAAACCCACCCTGACGTTTGTGTTGCACATTACAGTTCCCAAGGCATTTTCCTTGGTGTGGCTccatttaattctcatgacaaCCTTGTGACAGTAGGCATTATTTTCTCCTgctttttgcagatgaagaaactgaaatgcaaagaagtcataaatgatttgcccaaagtcatggCACCACTGAAACCTTTTCTGAAGCACAGATCCGCTCCTGTCCACATCTCTCTTCAGCATGAAATTCACACACCTTAACTTGGCATAAGTGTGCCAAGCCAGCCTGCCTGCTTCTCCAGGAGGTCTTTGGTTCCTCCTTACCTCACACCCATTGCTCCAAACCTCCAGCACATTCCCAAACCCACAAGTGCAGCAGCAAGTCCATCTCTTATCACTGCCTGTGTCAACCATACTATGATCACTGGTAAAGCTGTGAGGTGTCTGAGGTGGGGCCCAGCCTGCTCCGTCTGTACCCCAGCATCTGGCACGGTAGGGATCAGGGACTGGTAAATGTGAGTGagcaacaggatgaatgaatggcaTTGGGATTAGAGATCAGTCTTCCCTGTGCTCTCTTGTCCATGCTCTGGAAAATGTGGGCCTTCTGGTTATTTACTAAAGGGTCTTCGATGGTCAGAGattctgagctctgcccacatcCTCCTGGTCCCCTTCAGAAGCGAGAAAGCTAAGGGTCTGCATCACGGCCTCCAAGAGCCTGCCTGCAGAGTACCGGTTCACCCAGGCTGTCCGTTTCCTCCCATAGGCGGCCACCCCACACCGTGGAACCACATGGACTCCGTGGGGCCTCTAGGGTTGCAGCAAGGGGATGGAGCTCCCGGCTGCCCCCAGGAAGCCTTGCCCTGCCCCTCAAACAGCTCTGAGCTGGTAAGTTCAGCACTGGGTTCCTGTTCTCATGCCTATTCAAGGCTGTCAAGAGCAGGAGCCGCTGAAGGTGCCGTAGGGCCATGGGCTCCCACCCAGGCAGCCCTTTCCATCTTACTGAGTCTTTCACATTTGATCTAGTAGCTTTCTCTTCCAGGCTCCGCACCACTGCAAGGTGGGGGttatctcctcattttacagctgaggaagaggGGGCTTAGGCAGGAGTCATGCCTTGAGTTTAAGGCATGGCAGGAGCTTGAGCCGAGGTGTTTCAGGTCCAAATGTTTTTTGCTGCCTTGCCACACAGGCACCGGCCCTGCCCAGGATGGGCTGTCTCAGTCTAGAAAGGACCCTCCTGGGGTTTTATGGCAGAAAGCTGGGTTAAGGCCCTTCCCATCCCCACTTCTCTACTCACTCCCGCACATCTCTCTCGCCACAACACGGCCACTGTGGTCAGGCACACAGAGGATTTTAGTGCAGAATTCAACTTGGAGGTTATTGGGCAGTAGGTCCATGTGCCTGCCTCAGATTAACTCAGGGtgagtttctctttttttctgttatctTGACCAAGATTTAGATGCCCTTGCCTACCACACCCTTTAGCAGGAAACACTTGGGTAAGTCATTTCgtatctctgtttcctcatcagtgaaatggaggaaaataaagtCTAATCCTTCCACCCCCAGCAGGGTTAAGGGAGCTAATGGGGACACTGCGCAAAGGAGGCATCCATGGAAGGGTCCTCAGATTGTTCCCTGCAGTTTCTTTACTTTCCAGTCCATTCTGACATCTGCTGGACTTGGCTTGTTGCCCAaactggggggttgggggggtatCGCCCTCACTGCATGTCGCGCTCCCACTTTACACTTGTCTAACCCCTGCGCCAGACCCTGCTGTAAACACGTCCTCTGTGCACGGCCTCCAGCCGGGCCACAGGAGGGAGTACCGGCTGGGCCGCGGGGCTGGCCCTGCCAGGGCTCTGGGGCCTGCCACCATCTCCTCTCTCACTTTGCTCCCTCCCTCCTGAGACTCCCATGGGGGTCCCACACCCACCCTGTTAGCTCCATTGAACACCCCTGCCATTTAAAGACAATTCCCTTTGGCTTTGGGGGAACTTCACAGGAACATCAGATTTCCTGTGGCCTCAGCACTGTTGGCCTCACCCTTAGCTCCCTCTCCCACGATGATCTGAGGAGAAGATTAGTTAACCACGTGTGGTCAGAGCCCAGACCTGTCTGAGTCCTGGCCCAATCCTTTCCCTCAGGACTGTTTTTGTCACCAGGGTGGGGCATGGAATCCGGCTCTCCAGGCTGCTAGTGCACTTGTGCGCTGAGGAAAGGGGACCCACGTTCCCCTGAGCACGCCCACACTGAGCATGGCCACTGAGCATGGCCGGCCACAGTCCCACCCCTTCACATCTGCTGTCTGCTCGGTCCTTACAACAATTCTGAGAAGTGGGTGCTGATTTTGTTCTGGTGGACAGAGGACAAACCCTGTTCAGAGAGGTGAGGGGATGGGCCCAGACCAACCCACACAGCAGGGTCGTCCTCCTGTCTTTCCTGAGGCTTCTGCCACCTCCTAGTCACTCCTCATGCACCTCTCACTGCACCCAGGACGAAAAGGAGGAACATTGATCTGCTCTAGCCATTGACTTCTCCATACCTCTGCGGTTGTCATTGAGCAATAATAAAGCATCCCTCACATCTGAACAGCACTCTACCCTTTCACATGCATTATCCCCTTTAATTCTTGAGCCACAGCAGCCACTCAATCAGCATATCCTTCCTGCGGGCTTGCCGCAAGCCAACCACTCCCTGAGATACAAGACTTGGCCCCTGCGGCCTTTTGAGTATTATTATTCTCTTGGTGTTGCATAGGGGGTGATATTATCATGTCAGAAAGAAGTTtaacttgcccagggccacataGCCAAGAAGTGGCAAGGCAAGATCTCAGATGTAAATGCTCTCATCCCAAGTCCTGTGGGGTTTCTTTACTGCAACCCTCATCAGAGCTTTGGGTTCCTTTCAGGTGAAATTGTTAATTTTTGTAAGGCTTCACGTTTATGTGGAAACACCTTTGCAGTCGGACAGATCTGGTTCCAGGTCCCACCCTGCCCCTTAATAGCTGCTTGGATTAGGCAGATGActgtccctctctgagcctcggtttcctcattggTGACATAGGAATAACCCCTCCTAGCGTGCATGGCTACTGGGAGCCACCTGCTGTAACGGGGATACGGAATGGAATATCTGGCACTCCACTTAGGATCATTTGCCTCCTTAGGGGTCTGTTTCCCATCCTCTTCCTAAAGCAGGGGTGAGACTGAGTCACCCCCATCTCCCCCAGttggcagcccctcctccctggctcTCCTTGCCTTGTTATCTAGGTGCCCGAGTGATTACAAATATGGGCCCAGTGTAGGACAGTGGGTTATAGGGATGGAATTCCTTTGAGATAGGCAGTGGGGGCCTGGGAAAGGCTGTCTGGGAGAATGGGGTCCGGGGTGGGACCTTCCAACGAACCCAGGGAGGCTGCTGGGGCCTCTTTGAAGGATAGGCCAGAGGGTTGAACAGGGGAGATTTCCACATAGACATGAGATCTTGGAGCTTTTCTTAAGCTTCCCAACAACAGGCTTCTGGTGGAGAAGAACCTGGGGTGTCCCATCTGCTGCCTTCCGTGCCTGCCCCCCTCTCCCTTCACTCTGAGCCACCCCTGGCCCAGCCTTTCCCCAAATCCATCCGCTCTGAAGAAAATCCCTTTGTGCTCTTCCCCCAGATCTTCAAATGGCTCGTTCTTGTCCTTCATTTAGGTTACCTCTGCAGGGAGACCTTCCCCAACCAACATCCAAAAATACCTCTTCCTCCCCTGGTCATCCCCGAGCTTCTATTTCTGCCTTTCCTCCCTTCCGTTACTCCCAGAGCCATATTATATATTTCTGTGCTtgtttcctgcctccccctccaccccagctgGAATCTCAGCTCCACAGGAGCAGACTTGGCTGGTTGTGCAGGTATGGTGCTTAGAGTAGTGCGGGGTGCATATGAGGGGCTCACTCAATGCCTATGGCAAGGATGGCTGACTGGTGGGAGGACTGTCCTCCATGGTGCGCCCCCCCCCCAGCTCTCCTGGGCTGGGCTTGCTCAGGCTCCAGAGTTGACTGGACTGAGAGAGGGACACACCTGAACTTGAAGTTCATCCATGCGTTTGTCCATTCATTTGCTCATCCAACAATAATTCACTGAGCAGCTCGGCCCTGGGTTCTGGGAAGCCAGAGCAAATCAGTCATGGGGTGACAAGGCAGAGGCCTTGCCAATCCTGAATTCAAAGcactggagggggcaggggaccGATGGAGCTGAGAAGAAGCCATGAGGGAAcggagcaggaggaagagggagggtctTCCCTCCAGAACAAAGCCTTCTGAGGATGTAGGAGCTGGTGCAAGCTGTGAGCAGCAAGAGAGCCAGGATGTGTGAAGAGGCGAGGGATGGGGATGAGCAGGCGCGGGGGAGATCAGCAAGGCTCACAGAGGGCTCAAGCGGGGATCAGGCCAGCCCCTAGGGAAGCTGGGGGAGAGGTGCTTGTTTGGACTGGGGAAGGGAGGTCTGAGCCGGGCCAGGCTGGCCTCTGTCCTGGTTGGAGTTGGGGAACTTGGCTAGGCCAGCAGTGCTCCCACCCAGCTGTTGGCTTATTTCTCCTCAGGTGCAGGAGTGCCTGCGGCAGTTCAAGGTGACAGGGGCACAGCTGCGGCAGATCCAAGCCAGTTTCCTGGACTCCATGGAGCAGGCGCTGAGCGGGCAGGCCAACCCTGCCCCTACTGTCCGGATGCTGCCCACATATGTGGGGTCTGTCCCGCATGGCACTGGTGGGTGGCATAGACGGAGATGAGTGGCCAGGCCTGCAGAGAGGGCTCTgatctgggggagggggaagctcCTCATCCCTGTCCCCATCTCTGTGGTCCCTTGACGAGATTTTTTGGGCCTTGGGAATATTTCTGGGAGGCAGAGGGCTCGGTCTCATCAGCTGCATGCCTTTCTGTGACCTGCCTGCCCCCAGAGCAAGGAGACTTCGTGGTGCTGGAGCTGGGGGCCATAGGAGCCTCACTGCGTGTTCTCTGGGTGACCCTGATGGGCACTGAAGGGCACAGGATGGAGCCCCAGAGCCGGGAGTTTGTGATCCCCCAAGAGGTGATGGTGGGTCCTGGTCAGCAGGTGAGTGTTCACTACCCAGACTTCGGGCTTTGCTGGGCAGCCTGAGCTCCAGTGGGCAGAGCTAAGCCCCTCACTGGTCCCACAGCTTTTTGACTTTGCCGCCCGCTGCCTGTCTGAGTTCCTGGATGCGCTCCCTGTGGGCAATCAGTGTCTGCAGCTTGGGTTCAGCTTCTCCTTCCCTTGTCACCAGACAGGCCTGGACAAGGTGAGGTGGAGTGGTTGCAGGGACAGTGGGTGGGCTGCAGCCCCACGAAGGCCGTTGGAGGATTGACCTGACTTTTCTGCCCCCAGAGCACACTCATTTCCTGGACCAAAGGTTTTAGGTGCAGTGGTGTGGAAGGCCAGGATGTGGTCCAGCTGCTGCGAGATGCTATCCAGAGGCAGGGGGTGAGTGGAGGCAGGGGCATTGGGAGGGCTGCCCATGTGGCCTGGACCTGGACCCGGCACATGCAGACTGTGCCGTGCTTCTGGGGGGGCCTGCTTTCCTCTCCTGTTTGTATCCTTTATCCAGTTTAACCCTCGGGTAAATGCTGCTAccattctcattttataggtaaggagACTGAGGCTAAGAAAGGTCAAATAAATGTTCAGGACCAATGTGGGGAAACAAAGACGAAAAGACTTGATCCTGTCCTCAAGGAACTGACAGTCTAGTGGGGAAAGCATTCCAATAAAAGGTTGTCCCTGTTGAGAAGGTGGTCCTGATGACTCTGGGAGCACAGGGAAGGGTGCACCACGACttgagcagagacttgaaggAAGAGGTTGCCAGGTGCATGAGctgaggctggggaggaaggTCTCATTTCATAGAAGGGCACATGCAAAAGTCTGGATGCCTGAGAAAGGCCGATCTGGATCTTCTGTGTGAGTGGCTGGAAGTCAGGGCTGAGAGGAGCAGGCCTGGGGAGCCAGGCAAGGACCAGGGTGAGCAAGCAAGTTGCCTACAACACAGCCTGTAAGGTGCCGTGCTTGCTCACCCTCGTCCTGGTCCTGTGGGGAGCACTGGTGTTCTGGAAGTGATGGCTGAGGCTGGGAACCCTGAGACCTCCGGGGCCTGAGTTAGGGGCCAAGGAGCCAAgaggcaggggtgggatgggTGGGAGGGCCTAGAGCACATGTGACACGAATGTGTGGGCCATGAGAACACGCATTTCATGGGCTCTGGGTGTGTCCCTCAAAACCAGGCCCCAGCCACTGCCCTCTCCATTGTCTAGGCCTACAGCATTGACGTGGTTGCTGTGGTGAATGACACAGTGGGCACCATGATGGGCTGTGAGCCGGGGGCTGGGCCCTGTGAAGTCGGGCTGGTTGTAGGTGAGCCATGGGCATTTGTGATGGTGAGTGGGGCACCTGGCTGCTGGGTCTGCAGGCCCTGATGGTGTTGTCCCTTATAGACACTGGCACCAATGCGTGTTACATGGAGGAGGCCCGGCATGTGGCTCTGCTGGATGAGGACCGGGGCCGCGTCTGCATCAGCATCGAGTGGGGCTCCTTCAGTGATGATGGGGCCCTGGGGCCAGTGCTGACCACTTTTGACCACATCCTGGACCACGAGTCCCTGAATCCGGGTGCCCAGAGGTGGCCTGTCACTGCTTTGttccctccctctccactgtcCCTGTACTCCAGCCCTTAGGCCCCACCCTCTTGCTTGCCTCTGGGGTCTCTGGGTTGCATCCTGGGGGCCCCAGCCATACTCAAGGAAGGAATGGATCAAGGTTCTAGAATGCAGAGTTTTCAACCATTGGCCCTCCCTTATTCCTGACTCTGCCAGCTCCGACAGGGGTTAGGGGTTGGGAGTAGCCAAGCAAAATGTCTCCTTGCCCTCCTTTCGGTCCTGCCACCCTCCAGGAACCCCCTTGAACCTAACCTAAGCCAGAGAGGACAGCGGGGTCTGGGTAAACAGCCACCTGTCTCCTAGGAGGCCATTTGCTTCTGGAACTTTCAGTCAGGGGCCCCAAAGAAAATCACCCCTCTTTGAGAGTTCCTGGAAGTGGGGCCAGGTGGGCTGAGGGCTTAGGAAAGTCTCTATCCAGCCACCCTCCTTGCCTGTAGGTTTGAGAAGATGATTGGGGGACTGTACCTGGGTGAGCTGGTGCGGCTGGTGCTGGCTCACCTGGCCCAGCGCGGGGTCCTCTTTGGTGGCTGCACTTCCCCTGCCCTGCTAAGCAGAGGTGGCATCCTCCTGGAACATGTGGCTGAGATGGAGGAGTAAGTGCGGGAGGCAAGCGGCTGCGACAAAGGGATTCtcagcttggggtggggggcggaaTCCTCTCTCCCTGAAGTAGCCATAGAGCtctggtggggggcagggagcttTTGGGCTACTTGAGCCCCAAAGCAGCACCCTGTCCCCCCTAGTCCCTCTGCTGGGGCAGCCCGTGTGCACACTATCCTGCAGGACTTAGGCCTGCGTCCGAGGGCCTCAGATACCGAGCTCGTGCGGCACGTGTGTGCGGCTGTGTGCACGCGGGCTGCCCAGCTCTGTGCAGCTGCTCTGGCCGCCGTCCTCTCCCGCCTCCAGCGCAGCCGCGAGCAGGAGACACTTCAGATTGCTGTGGCCACTGGAGGCCGAGTGTTTGAGCGACACCCCAGGTATTGGGAATACAAATGATCTTGTGTGAGCAGGTAGCAGgaacatgtgtgtgtctgtgatacACACCTGGAAGGCACTCTGGTACCATGGGTACAAGGCAGTGGGTACAAATGGCACCCAAGCAGAGTGAGGACAGACGGGGGTCAGGGGAGGCCAGAAGAGGTCAGAGGAGGGGGTCGCTGGGGGCACTGTATGTATGGTTGTGCACAGACGGATTTAGAATTGAATTGGCTTGAAGTGAGGGAGCCCAGGGCTTCAACAAGCCCTGGGGGTCGGTCCAGGTACCAAGCCAGGGTGAACTTGCCATGTGTCTGTGCAGGTTCCTCAGCATTCTGCAGGAGACAGTGATGCTCCTGGCCCCTACATGTGATGTCTCCTTCATCCCCTCTGTGGATGGGGGCGGCCGGGGCGTGGCGATGGTGACTGCTGTGGCTGCCCGCCTGGCTGCCCACCGGCGCCTGCTGGAGGAGACCCTGGCACCATTCCGGGTGACCTGTGAGCAGCTGGCAGCGGTGCAGGCACAGATGCGAGAGGCCATGGCCAGGGGGCTCCGAGGAGAGGCCTCCTCCCTCCGCATGCTGCCCACTTACGTCCGGGCCACACCTGATGGCAGCGGTAGGGACCTGGCCTGACTGTGGGGCTGGGTCACGGGCTCCTGGGGTCACAGCATATGCTAGGGTGGGGCCACCAGCTCTGTCTTGGGACTGAGGGCCTCTGCTCCACAGAACGTGGGGACTTCCTGGCCCTGGACCTGGGGGGCACCAACTTCCGGGTCCTCCTGGTGCGTGTGGCCACAGGAGGTGTGCAGATCTCCAGCCAGATCTACTCTATCCCGGAGTGCGTGGCCCAGGGCTCTGGACAGCAGGTACTCACTCACAGCCTGGGGTTGATGTCTGGGCAGGGGGAAGGGCCAGGTGTCCTGTTCCCTGACTCGCCCCACCCCTCAGCTCTTTGACCACATTGTGGACTGCATCGTGGACTTCCAGCAGAAGCAGGGCCTAAGTGGCCAGAGTCTCCCCCTGGGTTTCACCTTCTCCTTCCCATGCAGGCAGCTCGGCCTGGACCAGGTGAGAGACAGAAGGCGGGGGGAAGCCATCCTCCGGGGATTTCCACCAAACACACTCTTCGTGGAGTGGGCAGGAGGCCCGGAGAGGGCTTCCAGGGCTGGTGAGAGGGGTGGGCGAAGGCACTGCTGGGCTGGGCCTGCAcccagtctcagtttccccagacTGGGCACAGGACCTGTGGTATGCCCAGGTGGCCAGGGTGTGGTGAAGTGGCCCGGCATACAGGGCCGTGAAAAGGTGTGGGGTGGAGACAGACATGAATAAGCCTGGGGGCTGCCGCTGGGCAGGAGAGTGGAGCCAGGGTTAGGTCTGTGCACTTGGGAGCAGCACGGGCTGAGATCGGGGCTGACCAGAGGACAGACTGCGTGTCTCCTTGAAGCACCTGTGACCTGGCTGAGGGAACCTGCGGGGAGCAGCATTTGCTCTCTTTCTCGAAAAGGCTTGTGGCTGTGTGGTTTCTTTGCCCTCCCCCTCCCGGCCTGGCTGGTGTCCCTCTCAGGGCCTGGCTCGGGTCGGAGCAGCAGGCACAGGTCTAGGTGCGGCACCCACTCTGCACTCACCTCCGCGTGCTTCAACAGGGACGCCAgactctccacacacacacctaaGGCCTGGCGTGGAGACGGCTCCTCCCAGGCCTCGTCTAAGCTCCCAGGAGTCTCCTCCCCAGTGCCCCCAGCTTGTGCCGAAAAGCTGCTGTGATGAGGCGCTCACG of Vicugna pacos chromosome 22, VicPac4, whole genome shotgun sequence contains these proteins:
- the HK3 gene encoding hexokinase-3, which gives rise to MDSVGPLGLQQGDGAPGCPQEALPCPSNSSELVQECLRQFKVTGAQLRQIQASFLDSMEQALSGQANPAPTVRMLPTYVGSVPHGTEQGDFVVLELGAIGASLRVLWVTLMGTEGHRMEPQSREFVIPQEVMVGPGQQLFDFAARCLSEFLDALPVGNQCLQLGFSFSFPCHQTGLDKSTLISWTKGFRCSGVEGQDVVQLLRDAIQRQGAYSIDVVAVVNDTVGTMMGCEPGAGPCEVGLVVDTGTNACYMEEARHVALLDEDRGRVCISIEWGSFSDDGALGPVLTTFDHILDHESLNPGAQRFEKMIGGLYLGELVRLVLAHLAQRGVLFGGCTSPALLSRGGILLEHVAEMEDPSAGAARVHTILQDLGLRPRASDTELVRHVCAAVCTRAAQLCAAALAAVLSRLQRSREQETLQIAVATGGRVFERHPRFLSILQETVMLLAPTCDVSFIPSVDGGGRGVAMVTAVAARLAAHRRLLEETLAPFRVTCEQLAAVQAQMREAMARGLRGEASSLRMLPTYVRATPDGSERGDFLALDLGGTNFRVLLVRVATGGVQISSQIYSIPECVAQGSGQQLFDHIVDCIVDFQQKQGLSGQSLPLGFTFSFPCRQLGLDQGILLTWTKGFNASDCEGQDVVCLLREAIRRRQATELNVVAIVNDTVGTMMSCGYEDPRCEVGLIVGTGTNACYMEELRNVASVAGDSGHMCINMEWGAFGDDGSLGMLSTHFDASVDQASINPGKQRFEKMISGMYLGEIVRHVLLHLTRLGVLFRGQLTQRLQTRDIFKTKFLSEIESDSLALRQVRAILEALGLPLTSDDALMVLEVCQAVSQRAAQLCGAGVAAVVEKIRENRGLEELTVSVGVDGTLYKMHPHFSSLVAATVRELAPRCAVTFLQSEDGSGKGAALVTAVACRLAQMTHV